A genome region from Paradevosia shaoguanensis includes the following:
- a CDS encoding thymidylate synthase, giving the protein MKAYQQLLSDILEKGADKSDRTGVGTRSLFGYQMRFDLSEGFPLLTTKKLHIKSIVYELLWFLRGDTNVRWLQERGVKIWDEWADENGDLGPVYGSQWRSWPAPDGRHIDQIANVVNSIRTKPDSRRHIVSAWNPAEVDEMALPPCHCLFQFYVAGGKLSCQLYQRSADTFLGVPFNIASYALFTHMMAQVTGLEVGDFVHSFGDVHLYSNHFEQAREQLSREPRPLPRLTLNPEVKTLEDFTFEDFTITGYDPHPHIKAKVAV; this is encoded by the coding sequence ATGAAAGCTTACCAGCAATTGCTCAGCGATATCCTCGAGAAGGGCGCCGACAAGTCGGATCGCACCGGCGTCGGTACGCGCTCGCTTTTCGGCTACCAGATGCGGTTCGACCTCTCCGAGGGCTTCCCGCTGCTGACCACCAAGAAGCTGCACATCAAGTCGATCGTCTATGAACTGCTGTGGTTCCTGCGCGGCGATACCAATGTGCGCTGGCTGCAGGAGCGGGGCGTCAAGATCTGGGACGAATGGGCCGATGAGAACGGCGATCTCGGCCCGGTCTACGGCTCGCAATGGCGGAGCTGGCCGGCGCCTGACGGCCGCCATATCGACCAGATCGCCAATGTGGTGAACTCGATCCGCACCAAGCCGGATTCGCGCCGCCACATCGTCTCGGCCTGGAACCCGGCCGAGGTCGACGAGATGGCGCTGCCGCCATGCCACTGCCTCTTCCAGTTCTACGTGGCCGGCGGCAAGCTTTCCTGCCAGCTCTACCAGCGCTCGGCCGATACGTTCCTGGGCGTGCCGTTCAACATCGCCTCCTATGCGCTCTTCACGCATATGATGGCGCAGGTCACCGGGCTTGAGGTCGGCGACTTCGTGCATTCGTTCGGCGACGTGCACCTCTATTCCAACCATTTCGAGCAGGCGCGCGAACAGCTCAGCCGCGAGCCGCGGCCGTTGCCCAGGCTCACGCTCAATCCCGAAGTGAAGACGCTCGAAGACTTCACCTTCGAGGATTTCACCATCACCGGGTACGATCCCCATCCCCACATCAAAGCAAAGGTTGCCGTCTGA